Proteins from a single region of Ziziphus jujuba cultivar Dongzao chromosome 1, ASM3175591v1:
- the LOC107428182 gene encoding probable galactinol--sucrose galactosyltransferase 6 — translation MTIKPAVRIADKKLVVKERTILTGVPDNVIATSGSASGPVEGVFVGAVFGEDNSRHVVSLGTLSDVRFLACFRFKLWWMAQRMGDKGRDIPLETQFLLVETKDGSHLESDDGDDDNQIVYTVFLPLIEGSFRACLQGNDQDELELCLESGDEDTKASSFTHSVFIHSGTDPFTTITEAVRSVKLHLKTFRQRHEKKLPGIVDYFGWCTWDAFYQEVTQEGVEAGLESLAAGGTPPKFVIIDDGWQSVGVDTHDDDDEKNQEQQQQQRLPRLTGIKENSKFQKKEDPAAGIKSIVNIAKEKHGLKYVYVWHAITGYWGGVRPGVKEMEEYGSLMKYPMVSKGVVENEPTWRTDVLAVQGLGLVNPKNVYRFYNELHSYLASAGIDGVKVDVQCILETLGAGLGGRVELTRQYHQALDASVARNFPDNGCIACMSHNTDALYCSKQTAVVRASDDFFPRDPMSHTIHIAAVAYNSVFLGEFMQPDWDMFHSFHPAGEYHASARAISGGPVYVSDAPGKHNFQLLKKLVLPDGSILRARLPGRPTRDCLFSDPARDGVSLLKIWNMNKYTGVLGVYNCQGAAWSTTERKNTFHATKSDAITGFVKGRDVHFISEAATDSDWNGDCAFYCLRSGELVTLPYNAAMPVSLKVLEHDIFTVTPIKVLAPGFSFAPFGLLNMYNAGGAIEGLRYEIKEGLKLSELETGFEGEGNGARAENRSLELVGVVHMEVKGCGKFGAYSSVKPRRCRVEANEVDFQYDSSSGLVTLKLDRLHDEAKNVHVVEVEL, via the exons ATGACGATCAAACCGGCGGTTCGGATCGCCGACAAGAAACTTGTGGTGAAAGAGAGGACAATCCTCACCGGCGTACCGGACAATGTGATCGCCACCTCCGGTTCGGCTTCCGGTCCGGTGGAGGGGGTTTTTGTGGGTGCGGTTTTCGGAGAAGACAACAGCAGGCACGTGGTGAGTTTAGGAACTCTAAGCGACGTACGGTTCTTAGCCTGCTTTAGGTTCAAACTGTGGTGGATGGCCCAGCGAATGGGCGACAAAGGGAGAGATATTCCTTTGGAAACCCAATTCCTATTGGTCGAGACCAAAGATGGGTCCCACCTCGAATCCGACGATGGGGACGATGACAATCAGATCGTCTACACGGTTTTCCTCCCTCTGATCGAAGGGTCTTTCCGTGCTTGCTTACAAGGCAACGATCAAGACGAACTCGAGCTATGTCTGGAAAGCGGCGACGAGGACACCAAAGCGTCGTCGTTTACTCATTCCGTTTTCATCCACTCCGGCACCGATCCCTTCACAACGATCACGGAAGCGGTCAGGTCGGTCAAACTGCATTTGAAGACTTTCCGTCAACGGCACGAGAAGAAACTCCCCGGAATAGTTGATTACTTCGGTTGGTGTACATGGGACGCTTTCTACCAGGAGGTAACCCAAGAAGGAGTCGAAGCCGGTCTCGAATCTCTCGCCGCCGGCGGAACTCCTCCTAAGTTCGTGATCATCGACGACGGTTGGCAATCCGTCGGAGTTGACACCCACGACGACGATGACgaaaaaaatcaagaacaacaacaacaacaaagactGCCACGTTTAACCGGAATCAAAGAGAACTCCAAGTTCCAGAAGAAGGAAGATCCAGCGGCGGGAATCAAAAGCATCGTCAACATAGCCAAAGAGAAGCATGGTCTCAAATACGTGTACGTGTGGCACGCAATCACTGGGTACTGGGGTGGGGTCAGACCGGGAGTCAAAGAGATGGAGGAATACGGATCGTTGATGAAATATCCGATGGTGTCGAAAGGAGTGGTGGAGAATGAGCCCACATGGAGAACCGACGTACTGGCTGTGCAAGGACTGGGGCTTGTGAACCCGAAGAACGTGTACAGATTCTACAACGAGTTGCACAGCTACTTGGCGTCTGCGGGAATAGACGGAGTAAAGGTGGACGTGCAGTGTATATTGGAGACTCTGGGTGCCGGGTTAGGAGGTCGGGTGGAGTTAACCCGACAGTACCACCAAGCTCTGGACGCATCGGTGGCTCGGAACTTCCCGGACAACGGTTGCATTGCTTGTATGAGCCACAACACGGATGCTCTCTACTGTTCCAAGCAAACGGCAGTGGTTAGAGCGTCGGATGATTTCTTCCCAAGAGACCCAATGTCGCATACCATCCATATCGCTGCGGTGGCTTACAACAGCGTGTTCTTGGGAGAGTTCATGCAGCCTGATTGGGACATGTTCCACTCCTTCCATCCCGCCGGAGAGTACCATGCCTCCGCAAGAGCGATCAGCGGTGGCCCCGTTTATGTCAG TGATGCGCCCGGGAAACACAACTTTCAGCTGCTGAAGAAGCTTGTTTTGCCTGATGGGTCCATTCTCCGTGCCCGCTTGCCTGGAAGACCAACCAGAGACTGCTTGTTCTCGGACCCGGCTAGAGATGGAGTGAGCTTGTTGAAGATATGGAACATGAACAAGTACACTGGTGTGCTTGGCGTCTATAACTGCCAAGGTGCCGCATGGAGCACCACCGAGAGAAAGAACACCTTCCATGCAACCAAGTCAGACGCCATAACCGGCTTCGTTAAAGGTCGTGACGTCCATTTCATTTCTGAGGCTGCCACTGATTCTGACTGGAACGGTGACTGCGCCTTCTACTGTCTCCGTTCCGGGGAGCTCGTTACTCTCCCTTACAATGCCGCCATGCCAGTCTCACTTAAGGTTCTCGAGCATGATATATTCACGGTCACTCCCATCAAGGTTTTGGCTCCGGGATTTAGTTTCGCTCCCTTTGGACTGCTCAACATGTACAATGCCGGTGGAGCCATTGAAGGGTTGAGATACGAAATCAAAGAAGGTCTTAAGCTCTCGGAGTTGGAGACTGGATTCGAAGGAGAAGGGAATGGTGCGAGGGCGGAGAATCGGAGCTTGGAGCTGGTAGGCGTGGTTCATATGGAGGTCAAAGGTTGTGGAAAGTTTGGAGCTTACTCTTCGGTTAAACCAAGGAGGTGCAGAGTGGAGGCCAATGAGGTTGATTTCCAGTACGATTCTTCATCTGGGTTGGTGACTTTGAAACTGGATCGTTTGCATGATGAGGCTAAAAATGTCCATGTAGTTGAGGTTGAGTTATAA
- the LOC107428195 gene encoding uncharacterized protein LOC107428195 → MDVSPFKQDIDDLIDEFAQVESTTLADMKRVWLSRKMSYIYEASPSSNLAFFMQSLYAHSIGYTISKASLSYRLGGLYCLYCLYETQPFKPPFKIYLSLEELKKLKNLVVDAKEINLKVVSALVKRMLEKNMFLFGFVDINEGSISETVNQLTELQNARIQVAYKELFGNTRIEDFLHMDMGMEVDLDVLKKMSTEYAEAKKLAISGASQVVDVENIKHIAEDSIMVGDAVEKITEEWNVQKQLFYEQTGLNRQLQGEYNQQKQLLLLQDGDDSYSEKLEQFLSETS, encoded by the exons ATGGATGTCAGTCCGTTCAAGCAGGACATCGATGATCTTATAGATGAGTTCGCTCAG GTTGAGTCAACAACTTTGGCGGATATGAAAAGAGTATGGCTTTCAAGAAAGATGTCTTACATATACGAGGCTTCTCCTTCTTCCAACTTGGCCTTCTTCATGCAATCTTTATACGCCCACTCAATTG GATACACGATCAGTAAAGCTTCTTTATCATACAGACTGGGTGGGCTCTATTGCCTTTATTGCCTCTATGAGACTCAGCCATTCAAACCtcctttcaaaatttatttatctcttG AGGAGCTGAAGAAACTTAAAAATCTTGTTGTTGatgcaaaagaaataaatttaaaagttgtATCTGCTTTGGTGAAGAGAATGCTTGAAAAGAACATGTTCCTATTTGGGTTTGTTGACATAAATGAAGGCTCCATTTCAGAGACAGTAAACCAACTTACAGAATTACAGAATGCCCGCATTCAAGTCGCATACAAAGA GTTATTTGGTAATACTCGGATTGAGGACTTCCTCCACATGGACATG GGCATGGAAGTTGACCTGGATGTGCTAAAGAAAATGTCAACAGAATATGCAGAGGCCAAGAAGCTGGCTATCAGTG GGGCCAGCCAGGTTGTGGATGTTGAAAACATAAAACACATAGCAGAGGATAGTATAATGGTTGGAGATGCAGTTGAGAAGATTACTGAGGAATGGAATGTCCAAAAGCAACTGTTCTACGAACAAACAGGATTGAATCGGCAACTTCAAGGTGAATATAACCAACAGAAACAACTACTTCTGCTACAAGACGGGGATGACAGCTATTCTGAGAAGCTTGAACAATTTCTATCTGAAACATCATAG